From a single Sinomonas atrocyanea genomic region:
- a CDS encoding enoyl-CoA hydratase/isomerase family protein, with the protein MSQHVRAETRGPLGIITLDRPRALNSLDRDMVLAMEEALERWAEEPEVRAVVVRGEGRGLCAGGDVRALRDGPDEAAVAFWADEYRLNALIAGYPKPYVPLMDGITMGGGLGISAHGSVRVVTERTSVAMPETRIGFTPDVGMAALLARAPGELGTHLALTSSTATGADAVYLGWADHLVPSDRLGELVELLGARLGAPEVTEETALGTAHDAVRSLALPAPEAPLAAEREWVDEAYAGDDAQTILDRLVELAAEGHEGARAAEEAIRSVCPFSAVVTLESLRRAAVMDVVDVLAQDLRLGAALVARGDMREGIRALLVDKDGAPRWHPARIEDVDAREVEAAFGGD; encoded by the coding sequence ATGAGCCAGCACGTCCGCGCCGAGACCCGGGGGCCCCTCGGCATCATCACCCTGGACAGGCCCCGCGCCCTCAACTCCCTCGACCGGGACATGGTCCTGGCCATGGAGGAGGCCCTCGAGCGGTGGGCGGAGGAGCCCGAGGTGCGCGCCGTCGTCGTGCGCGGGGAAGGCCGCGGGCTGTGCGCGGGCGGCGACGTCCGTGCCCTGCGGGACGGCCCCGACGAGGCCGCGGTCGCGTTCTGGGCCGACGAGTACCGCCTCAACGCCCTGATCGCGGGCTACCCCAAGCCGTACGTCCCGCTCATGGACGGGATCACGATGGGCGGCGGCCTCGGCATCTCGGCGCACGGGTCGGTGCGCGTCGTGACGGAGCGGACCTCGGTCGCGATGCCGGAGACGCGGATCGGGTTCACCCCGGACGTCGGCATGGCCGCGCTGCTCGCCCGTGCCCCGGGCGAGCTCGGCACGCACCTCGCGCTCACATCCTCCACCGCGACCGGCGCCGATGCCGTGTACCTGGGCTGGGCGGACCACCTCGTGCCGTCGGATCGGCTTGGCGAGCTCGTGGAGCTCCTGGGCGCGAGGCTCGGCGCCCCTGAGGTGACCGAGGAGACGGCCCTGGGGACCGCGCACGACGCCGTGCGATCCCTCGCGCTGCCGGCCCCCGAGGCGCCGCTCGCTGCCGAGAGGGAATGGGTGGACGAGGCGTACGCGGGCGATGACGCCCAGACGATCCTGGACCGGCTGGTCGAGCTCGCCGCCGAGGGCCACGAGGGCGCCCGCGCGGCCGAGGAGGCGATCCGGTCTGTGTGCCCCTTCTCGGCCGTGGTCACGCTCGAGTCGCTGCGGCGCGCGGCCGTCATGGACGTGGTCGACGTGCTCGCGCAGGACCTCCGGCTCGGTGCCGCGCTCGTGGCCCGCGGCGACATGCGCGAGGGGATCAGGGCGCTCCTGGTCGACAAGGACGGCGCGCCGCGGTGGCACCCGGCCAGGATCGAGGACGTCGACGCCCGCGAGGTCGAGGCTGCCTTCGGCGGGGACTGA